A region of Argentina anserina chromosome 5, drPotAnse1.1, whole genome shotgun sequence DNA encodes the following proteins:
- the LOC126793270 gene encoding shaggy-related protein kinase kappa, with amino-acid sequence MASAGSSRSVNGFKSSSSSSSVDWLGREMLEMRLKEKSDQHNDEDRDSEPDVIDGAGAETGHVIRTTVGGRGGQARQTVSYISEHVVGTGSFGVVFQAKCRETGEIVAIKKVLQDKRYKNRELQIMQMLDHPNIVSLKHCFYSTTDKEEVYLNLVLEFVPETVYRIARNFSRINQRMPLIYVKLYTYQICRALAYIHNGIGICHRDIKPQNLLVNPHTHQLKLCDFGSAKVLVKGEPNVSYICSRYYRAPELIFGATEYTSAIDIWSTGCVMAELLLGQPLFPGESGVDQLVEIIKVLGTPTREEIKCMNPNYTEFKFPQIKPHPWHKVFQKRLPPEAVDLVCRFFQYSPNLRCTALEACIHPFFDELRDPNTRLPNGRPLPPLFNFKTQELQGIAPDIVNRLIPDHSRKQNLFMALHT; translated from the exons ATGGCATCTGCTGGCAGTTCCAGGTCTGTGAATGGCTTCAAGAGTTCTTCGTCGTCTAGTTCAGTCGACTGGCTTGGAAGAGAGATGCTTGAGATGCGATTGAAGGAAAAATCTGATCAGCATAATGATGAGGATAGA GATAGTGAGCCTGATGTGATTGATGGTGCGGGTGCTGAAACAGGTCATGTGATACGCACGACTGTTGGTGGTCGAGGCGGCCAGGCTAGACAG ACAGTGAGTTATATTTCTGAACATGTGGTTGGAACTGGCTCGTTTGGGGTTGTCTTCCAG GCGAAATGTAGAGAAACTGGAGAGATTGTTGCTATCAAGAAGGTTCTCCAAGACAAGCGTTACAAGAACCGCGAGTTACAGATTATGCAAATGTTGGATCATCCAAACATTGTTTCCCTGAAACATTGCTTCTATTCAACTACAGACAAAGAAGAGGTTTACTTGAATCTCGTTCTTGAATTTGTTCCTGAAACTGTGTACCGTATCGCAAGGAACTTTAGCAGGATCAACCAGCGGATGCCTTTAATATATGTTAAACTTTATACCTACCAG ATCTGTCGAGCACTTGCTTATATACATAATGGCATTGGCATCTGTCACCGTGACATCAAGCCTCAAAACTTACTT GTAAACCCACACACACATCAGCTGAAACTTTGTGATTTTGGGAGTGCAAAAGTCTTG GTAAAGGGAGAACCAAATGTATCTTATATCTGCTCAAGATACTATCGCGCTCCAGAACTGATATTTGGTGCCACTGAGTACACAAGTGCTATTGATATATGGTCTACAGGTTGTGTGATGGCTGAGTTGCTCCTTGGACAG CCCTTGTTTCCTGGTGAAAGTGGAGTTGACCAACTGGTTGAGATCATTAAG GTTTTGGGAACTCCAACGAGGGAGGAGATAAAGTGCATGAATCCAAACTACACTGAATTTAAGTTCCCACAGATAAAACCTCATCCATGGCATAAG GTATTCCAAAAGCGCTTACCCCCAGAAGCAGTGGATCTTGTTTGTAGGTTTTTCCAGTATTCGCCCAATTTGCGATGCACTGCT TTAGAAGCATGCATTCACCCTTTCTTTGATGAATTGAGAGACCCAAATACCCGCCTTCCTAATGGCCGCCCTCTCCCTCCTCTGTTTAATTTCAAAACCCAAG AGCTTCAAGGAATTGCACCTGATATTGTCAATCGACTTATTCCAGACCATTCCCGTAAGCAGAACTTATTTATGGCATTGCATACCTAG
- the LOC126795664 gene encoding GDSL esterase/lipase At1g71250-like — MDACMGGKKMIAICNERLRLANYTIGVVFTMILISGSMVAGVGFGKSAAVPVPAMFAFGDSLIDVGNNNFLSSFAKSNYFPYGIDFRGGPSGRFTNGRTSVDMLGNLLDLPYAPAFADPNAKGSNILRGVNYASAAAGILDETGRQYGDRYALSQQVLNFESTLNQLRTMMGGTNLTQYLAKSIAILVFGSNDYLNNYLMPCLYSSSYTYTPPAFANLLLNRYATEILALHSLGLRKFVLVGIGPLGCIPNQRASGKAPPGRCVDNVNQIIGSFNQGLRSLVTQLNSNHPGAIFVYGNAYGAFGDILNNPAPYGLSVIDRACCGIGRNQGQITCLPFAVPCSNRNQYMFWDAFHPTEAANAVLAWRAFNGPTSYSYPINVQQLSLI; from the exons ATGGATGCCTGCATGGGTGGTAAGAAGATGATAGCGATTTGTAATGAACGGCTGCGGTTAGCCAATTATACCATCGGCGTGGTGTTCACGATGATCTTAATTAGTGGTAGTATGGTGGCTGGCGTGGGATTTGGGAAGTCAGCAGCAGTGCCGGTTCCGGCAATGTTTGCATTCGGGGACTCGCTCATTGATGTTGGCAACAACAACTTTTTAAGTTCCTTCGCTAAATCCAATTATTTTCCTTATGGCATCGATTTCCGGGGAGGCCCCTCCGGCAGATTCACCAATGGAAGAACTTCCGTTGATATGCTTG GAAATTTGCTGGATCTTCCTTATGCTCCAGCCTTCGCAGATCCTAATGCAAAAGGGAGCAACATACTCAGGGGAGTCAATTATGCTTCAGCAGCTGCTGGCATACTCGATGAGACAGGTCGACAATAC GGAGATCGGTATGCCCTAAGCCAGCAAGTGTTGAATTTCGAGAGCACCTTGAATCAGTTGAGAACAATGATGGGAGGAACTAACCTGACCCAGTACCTGGCTAAGTCGATTGCTATTTTGGTGTTTGGGAGCAATGATTACCTCAACAACTATCTAATGCCCTGCCTCTATTCCTCCAGTTACACTTACACTCCTCCAGCCTTTGCTAACCTCCTCCTTAATCGCTATGCCACAGAGATTCTGGCTTTGCATAGTCTTGGATTGAGGAAGTTTGTGCTGGTAGGAATTGGCCCCTTGGGTTGCATTCCTAACCAAAGAGCATCTGGTAAGGCTCCGCCAGGAAGATGTGTTGACAATGTCAATCAGATCATTGGAAGCTTCAATCAAGGGCTCAGATCGCTCGTTACCCAACTTAACAGCAACCATCCTGGTGCAATCTTTGTGTACGGCAATGCTTATGGTGCTTTTGGTGACATTCTGAATAATCCTGCACCCTATG GTTTGAGTGTGATTGATAGGGCTTGCTGTGGAATTGGGAGGAACCAAGGGCAGATAACATGCCTACCATTTGCAGTTCCATGCTCAAATAGAAATCAATATATGTTTTGGGATGCTTTCCACCCAACTGAAGCTGCAAACGCAGTCCTTGCTTGGCGGGCTTTTAATGGGCCAACCTCTTATAGTTACCCTATCAATGTCCAACAACTGTCTCTCATATAA